The following proteins are encoded in a genomic region of Terriglobales bacterium:
- a CDS encoding putative Ig domain-containing protein: MKSASLFIMVCVVAGMVACGGGGSAPPPPPPPAHLTVTSNVAAGQVGVIYQQQLHASGGAPPYKFSSGTLLPLGLTMDKNGAISGIPAAAGAAHFTVNVTDSGTGTGTGTVHLNVTAAPFAITTTSLPDAVVNHFYEVQLATLGTAGPGFWTLSGSLPTGMGFSALGIVTGTPTVTGSFSFTVSVPDSIGTIATQALTLNVVSSAARNDDIAHATPITRGKFTASLSPGFDASTGLLAPADSDFYAVNTVGGATYTIESFADRLIPTPSQMDTVIELVDSNGQRLQTCDDPALDAATAPLVPPKLVGGFFDQCINDDVQIGGSTRDSRILLRVPGALGAPTTFFVHVFEFRGMARPDFIYQLSVDGSN, from the coding sequence ATGAAGAGCGCATCTCTTTTCATCATGGTGTGCGTAGTAGCAGGTATGGTCGCGTGTGGCGGGGGAGGCTCGGCTCCGCCACCACCACCACCCCCAGCGCACCTTACTGTGACATCGAACGTGGCAGCTGGACAGGTGGGAGTGATCTACCAGCAGCAACTGCATGCCAGTGGCGGTGCGCCTCCTTATAAATTCAGCTCGGGTACGCTACTGCCACTGGGGCTCACGATGGATAAGAACGGTGCGATCAGCGGAATTCCGGCGGCCGCTGGGGCAGCGCATTTTACGGTGAACGTCACCGATTCTGGGACAGGAACCGGGACGGGCACAGTTCATCTGAATGTCACGGCGGCGCCATTCGCCATCACGACCACGAGCTTGCCCGATGCCGTGGTGAACCACTTCTATGAAGTTCAGTTGGCGACCCTCGGGACTGCCGGCCCTGGATTCTGGACACTCAGTGGTTCTTTGCCCACTGGCATGGGGTTCAGTGCGCTGGGAATTGTGACCGGCACACCAACCGTGACAGGGTCTTTCTCCTTTACCGTTAGCGTGCCTGATAGCATTGGCACTATCGCCACCCAGGCGCTCACCTTAAACGTGGTTTCCTCGGCGGCGCGCAATGACGATATCGCCCACGCAACGCCGATTACGCGGGGGAAATTTACTGCCTCCCTCAGCCCCGGATTTGACGCCAGCACCGGCTTGCTTGCGCCTGCCGATTCTGATTTTTATGCTGTGAACACTGTGGGCGGGGCAACCTACACCATTGAATCATTTGCCGACAGACTGATACCTACACCCTCGCAGATGGATACCGTCATAGAACTAGTGGACTCGAATGGGCAACGCCTGCAGACCTGTGACGATCCGGCGCTGGATGCGGCCACCGCGCCTCTTGTTCCACCCAAGCTGGTTGGGGGATTCTTCGACCAATGCATCAACGATGACGTGCAGATTGGCGGGTCAACCCGCGACTCGCGAATACTTCTGCGGGTCCCGGGCGCGTTGGGGGCCCCGACCACGTTCTTTGTTCACGTATTCGAATTCCGTGGTATGGCCCGGCCGGATTTTATCTACCAACTGTCGGTGGATGGGTCGAATTAG
- a CDS encoding queuosine salvage family protein produces MVALPLARSLAPIKQPRSVPGTDNRNAASQLRWPQPIGSPVLDSLRPVIENSRDVHTNVAKIGEHAGWMAYEELPLPEFGLPFGIGDNPRQAIDFILVADAIDFAFTDFSTNIKFQVDFAGKHWSDSDAMFGCLKRALDENIPILDGKFLSRVTRAELERIFRGNIEMPMLDERVAIFHEVGGVLASRYDGHFYNFVKSASPRVYDNGRGLVDKLVAEFPRFNDVSTYDGKQIKIYKLPQLGVWMLYSALHAKGGFQLQDPEKMTAFADYIVPAALRVMDILQYSPGLEETINQHRMVPRDSTQEIEIRAHTLYATALLREEVNKRRPSDMQVIIPQIDARLWTHYHTTFWPHHLTRTIMY; encoded by the coding sequence GTGGTCGCTCTGCCGCTTGCGCGCAGCTTGGCCCCTATAAAACAACCCCGCTCAGTCCCTGGGACTGACAATCGCAACGCCGCCTCCCAGCTGCGCTGGCCCCAACCCATCGGCAGCCCCGTCCTGGACAGCCTCCGTCCAGTCATTGAGAACTCCCGCGACGTCCACACCAATGTCGCCAAAATTGGGGAGCACGCCGGTTGGATGGCCTATGAAGAGCTGCCTCTGCCCGAGTTCGGCCTACCCTTCGGGATCGGCGACAATCCCCGGCAGGCGATTGATTTCATCCTGGTGGCTGACGCCATTGACTTCGCCTTCACCGACTTCAGCACCAATATCAAGTTCCAGGTGGACTTCGCCGGCAAGCATTGGTCGGATTCGGACGCGATGTTTGGCTGCCTCAAGCGTGCCCTCGACGAGAACATCCCAATTCTGGATGGCAAGTTCCTCAGCCGGGTGACCCGTGCCGAGCTCGAGCGCATTTTCCGGGGCAACATCGAGATGCCCATGCTGGACGAGCGCGTCGCCATCTTTCACGAAGTGGGCGGCGTCCTGGCGTCGCGCTATGACGGGCACTTTTACAATTTCGTCAAATCGGCATCGCCGCGGGTTTATGACAACGGAAGGGGACTGGTGGACAAACTCGTCGCCGAGTTTCCTCGCTTCAATGATGTGAGCACCTACGACGGCAAACAGATAAAGATCTACAAGCTTCCGCAGCTCGGTGTCTGGATGCTTTACAGTGCGTTACATGCCAAAGGCGGCTTCCAGCTGCAAGATCCCGAAAAGATGACCGCCTTTGCCGACTACATTGTTCCGGCGGCGTTACGCGTGATGGACATCCTGCAATATTCGCCGGGGCTGGAAGAAACCATCAACCAGCACCGCATGGTGCCGCGCGACAGCACCCAGGAAATCGAAATTCGCGCGCACACGCTCTATGCCACGGCGCTGCTGCGGGAAGAGGTCAACAAGCGGCGTCCATCAGACATGCAAGTGATTATTCCGCAGATTGACGCTCGCTTATGGACGCATTACCACACGACATTCTGGCCGCACCATCTCACTCGCACCATCATGTATTGA
- a CDS encoding nucleoside hydrolase — protein sequence MPVSTRCLRFAVISAALLLSIQTAYPQAGNRRKVIIDQDCRGPATTDHQAILVFVQSPEVETLGITVVSGDQWRDEEVAHTLRMLEIIGRTDIPVVPGAIFPLINNKEEITRWEKLYGKVPYKGAWNERKLGNYTGAWNQDYHGPFVVPTLPEGNPTTKPANEDAAHFLVRMVRQYPHEVTIYAGGPLTNLALAIALDHEFPSLAKELVVMGGSLNPAPEDAEFASNPRREFNFWWDPEATHMVLRAPWPKITVTTVDISIKTRLKKPMIAQIAAANTPAAQYLAKWADEEYMWDELAAAAWLDPSIITKQRKVYLDIDIDHGASYGNTLSWAEGQNPGLGEQLAIVQEDLNKDKFYSMFIDLMKRPTPPARAGR from the coding sequence ATGCCCGTATCTACCCGATGTCTGCGGTTCGCCGTCATCTCTGCAGCCCTGTTACTTTCTATTCAGACCGCCTACCCGCAAGCCGGAAACCGCCGCAAAGTCATCATTGATCAGGACTGTCGTGGGCCAGCCACCACCGACCATCAAGCCATCCTCGTATTTGTCCAATCTCCCGAGGTCGAGACCCTGGGCATCACCGTCGTAAGTGGCGACCAGTGGCGCGACGAAGAGGTTGCGCACACGCTGCGCATGTTGGAGATCATCGGTCGCACCGACATTCCGGTTGTCCCCGGCGCAATTTTTCCTCTGATCAACAATAAGGAAGAGATCACCCGCTGGGAAAAATTGTACGGCAAGGTTCCCTACAAAGGCGCATGGAACGAACGCAAGCTGGGGAATTACACCGGCGCCTGGAACCAGGACTACCACGGGCCATTCGTGGTGCCGACGCTCCCCGAAGGCAATCCCACTACCAAGCCGGCCAACGAGGATGCCGCTCACTTCCTGGTCCGCATGGTTCGCCAATATCCGCACGAGGTCACCATCTACGCCGGCGGGCCTTTAACTAACCTGGCGCTGGCCATCGCACTCGACCACGAGTTTCCCAGTCTGGCTAAAGAATTAGTAGTGATGGGCGGCAGCTTGAATCCCGCGCCCGAAGATGCCGAATTTGCCAGCAACCCGCGCCGCGAATTTAATTTCTGGTGGGACCCTGAGGCCACGCACATGGTGCTGCGCGCGCCCTGGCCGAAGATTACGGTCACGACGGTCGATATTTCTATCAAAACTCGGCTGAAGAAACCTATGATCGCGCAGATCGCCGCCGCCAATACTCCGGCTGCGCAGTATCTGGCCAAGTGGGCGGACGAGGAATACATGTGGGACGAGCTTGCCGCTGCCGCCTGGCTCGATCCTTCGATCATTACCAAGCAGCGCAAGGTCTACCTGGACATTGATATTGACCACGGTGCCAGTTACGGAAACACTCTGAGCTGGGCTGAGGGCCAGAACCCCGGTTTGGGCGAGCAACTAGCCATCGTGCAGGAAGACCTGAACAAAGATAAGTTTTATTCCATGTTCATAGATTTGATGAAGCGTCCGACGCCGCCGGCGAGGGCAGGGCGCTAG